The genomic segment AACAGTCATCTAAAATATATAAAGCCTTTCAGATAAAAAATTGGAGAGGCCGCAACTTCACTCTGAATATTGCGACCTCTCCCAATTTTATATTTAGTTTTTTCTTAATAGCTGATTTTTTTTGCTCATAAGTTTTGAATTAAATTCTAAATTTCTTTTATATGAATAATAGCAAAAACTCATCCCCAAAAACTCTGCAGTTATTAAAATAGCTATTAACTCTATAATTGAAGCAATTTTTTTATATACAAAATAGTAGTAAATAGATGGTAAGCAGGAAATCCCCCCTATTACTATAAATACACAAACAAAAGCTAGTAATGCACTTTTTTGTTTTATTCCAATTAGATAAATAAAAACAAATCTAGAAATAGTACCAATAACACCTCCAATAATTGAAAACATAATTAATTCTTCTATAATTCCTGCATTTATATTTTTAACAATCATTTGAGTCATACCAACCACTACGCCAAGGAGCATGGATATAATAAGATTAAATAAAAAATCCTTTAAATTCTGTTTCATGATTTACACACCTCACAATCCGAGATATTGCTTAAAGTTATTTAGATATTTTCTTGTGACATATACCTCTTCATCCATATCTATGAGCTTTAATATAAGCTTGCTGTTAAACCATGAAATTATTCTATCTACTTTCACTATATTTACAACAAAGCATTTGCTTACTCTTATGAAACCTTTTGCTTCCAATCTTTCTTCAAGTTCATAAAGCTTTTCTTTTACTTTATACTTTTTATCCTTGGTCATGCAAAAAACCTCATTTCCCATAGCTTCGAAATAATATATCTCATCATAATTTAATACTTTAAGCTCATCCTCATCACATCTTCCTGTGATTATATTTTTAGCTTCTTCTTTGCTGCCTGAAATAGAATCTAAATAACCAATCAAAATATTTATGGTTTCTATATCAAAGTATATCCCTATTTTGCCGCTCTTTAAATCAAATCCTTTTTCAATTAAACATACATCAGCATTTTCATTAATCTTTATTTTGCGATTTGTAAGGATTTCTTCCAGCATTCTTTTTAGATTTTCGCTGCAAATTAAATCTAACTCCATGTAATTTCCCCTTTTGCTTTAAACTTTAAGCAATGCCTTTCTGACAAGGATATATTAAAAACTTAAACTCTATCCTCTCGAGGATGTTCAAAAAAATAACAAATCAGTATGCCAGTCTATTTTGTGCTATACTTCGCCTATAAATCTTACTAATAGCCTGCAACTTTAGCTCCTTATCAACACAAAATATACACCTTAAAAATAGCAACTATGCTGCATATAAGAACATCCCATAGCATCTTTTACTTGTTATTTACCTTCACATCCCCTACTTTAAACTTCTGGCAATACCCCTGGAATTATAATTGATAGCATAATTCCTAAAATCACCAGCCCATTCATAATTATAACAGTCATAATATTATGCCCTGATAATTCTATAATAGCATTAATTAAATAAATTACAGCCCATATTTTTGTTATTACTATATTAACTTCTATAAATAAAGAAGATTTTCCAAATTCCTTTTCATATCCTCTTCTAGCATCATACATTGTATAAGGTCTTCCCATCATAATAGAAATGAAACCTGTTAAAGCTAATACTATATATGAAGTTAAATATTTATATTCCATAACGGAATTAATTCCTAAATAAAAATACAATATATTAGAAATAGTGAAATAAACTACTAGTACTATTGACATAATTCCTATATTTTTATTAATTATATCTCTTATAAAAAGCATCAGTATAGAAGCAAATCCTAAAACAAAGCATAAATTACTCGAAATACTCCAAAAGAGCATTAAAGGCAGAAAACTTAATGTTACATTTAGAAATGCTTTTAAACTACTACCCATTATTTTTTCCTCTATCTTTCTCAAGTGCCTTTTTATGACCTGTGATCATGAAATCAACCATATTTTTCTGTACATGCTCCTTGAATTTTTTCCTTTTCATAAGGTATCTCATAACTTTCCCTTGAGCTTTTTCCTTTATAGGAACTTTTTTAATTAGATTATTTTTCTTATAATATTTATAGTCTTCTATGAAAATAGCTCCTAGCCCTCCTTCTATTGCATCTGCAAATAGTTTACTTCCAGCTATATTTAAAAAGTTTTCAGGCTTGAAATAGTTTCTTTCAGCATAATTTATACTCATTTTAGCAAAAGCATATATTTGATTATCTATAAGAGAATTATCTTCAGCTTCATCAGTGACAAATCCAATTAAATTGCCTCCTTGTGTATGAAACTCTAGTATCTGTCTTAAATTTTGATTTTCACTTAATTTTCCTGAAATTATATATCCTATGTGTTTGCCTTTGAATATAGGAACATGGTTATAGCGAAAACTTCTATCATAAATAAGCTTAAAACGTGAAGATAAATATCTATCCTTTATACTTCCTGCAAAAATTATGATATCTGCATTATTAATGATATGGTCTAAAAACTCCCTATAACCATCTTTACCATCATAAACACATTTATTTTCAGCTCCGCATTTACAGCAGCCAAGGCATGGTCCTTTTATATCAACCTCATTAAGATTAAGGATCTCTACAGAACCTTTTACAAATCTTTTATACTTGCCAATCATCTCATTAAGATTAGTATCTTCTTTAGCAGCATCTGTAATTATGATTATTTTTTTATTTGTATCAATTACTTTGTCTGTTACTCCTGAACTATATTCAAAGTTACTTTTACTTACTGAATTATACAATTTACTGGTTGTTAAACCTTCATTTGCAAAATCAAGTAGATTTTCAAAAAATACTTTAAGCTCTTTTCTTCTATTTTCCTTAGTTAAATCCTGCATCTCATGAGATAAATATTCCACATAGTTCATGCCTAAATCTTCAGAAATTGCCCTGATATAATTATGTGCATGAATATCTGCATAATGAATAGACGTAGAAAATGCAGCAGTATACTTATCCTTAAAATAACTTTCTAATTTATTTTCAAATATAAGTTCAATAAATCTCTTATAATTAGAATGCACTAAAGCATGATATAGTGGAAATGCCCATATAACTGCATCTGCTTCCTGAACCATTGTGCATAAAGCTTTTAATTTTTCAGTATCTTTTTCATAACTTTTTACTTCCTTAACAATATGGATATACTGAAATTCATGTTTTTCATAATTTTGTTCCAAATACTTCATTGATTGCATTGTAGCACTTTTCTCAAACTTCGGACTCCCATTTAAAACAACTATTTTCATAACCAATACCTCCGTTTTTTTTATATTTTTATTCTATTAGAAAACATGAATTAAAACTATATATTTTGCTTAAGATGCAATTTAAATAAAATAAGATGCATTAATGATCCGCAAAAATTAAGAGAACCTCCTCTATATGGATTTGGTTCTCCTCTGTTACTTAGATTAATAATATACTAAATCAATTTGTGTATCTCTTCAAATAATATCTGGAGTCCTAACTTTATCTTGTCTTTTGCAAGTTTAGATATACACAGTCTAAAACAGCTTATTCTTGAATTACTATCTATAAAAAACGCCTTTCCTTCTGCTATATAAATCTTTTTTTCATTTAATCTTTTATTTAGTGTTTCCATATCAATATGATTAGTAAACTGCATCCATATAAAAAATCCTGTATCTGGAATAAAGAGTTCCACGCCCTCTGTATCTATGTTTTTTAAGCAGTCCTTTAAATAATTCATTTTTTTCATATATGCAAATTGGATTCTTTGAATATGCGTTTTATACATCCCACTATTAATATAAATTTCTAAGGCTCCTTGTTCTAATGCTGATGTACTTAAATCATAATATCTCTTATGTTTCAAAAATTCACTTTTTAATTTTTCTTGAAGCACTACTGCTCCTAGTCTTATCCCTGGCATAAATGTTTTGGAAAAGCTTTTTAAATATACTACTCTTTCCCATATATCATAATAATAAATTGGCAATGATTTTTTATTTTTATCCAAATCAGCTAAATAATCATCTTCAA from the Clostridium beijerinckii genome contains:
- a CDS encoding LytTR family DNA-binding domain-containing protein, producing the protein MELDLICSENLKRMLEEILTNRKIKINENADVCLIEKGFDLKSGKIGIYFDIETINILIGYLDSISGSKEEAKNIITGRCDEDELKVLNYDEIYYFEAMGNEVFCMTKDKKYKVKEKLYELEERLEAKGFIRVSKCFVVNIVKVDRIISWFNSKLILKLIDMDEEVYVTRKYLNNFKQYLGL
- a CDS encoding NAD(P)H-dependent oxidoreductase, with product MKIVVLNGSPKFEKSATMQSMKYLEQNYEKHEFQYIHIVKEVKSYEKDTEKLKALCTMVQEADAVIWAFPLYHALVHSNYKRFIELIFENKLESYFKDKYTAAFSTSIHYADIHAHNYIRAISEDLGMNYVEYLSHEMQDLTKENRRKELKVFFENLLDFANEGLTTSKLYNSVSKSNFEYSSGVTDKVIDTNKKIIIITDAAKEDTNLNEMIGKYKRFVKGSVEILNLNEVDIKGPCLGCCKCGAENKCVYDGKDGYREFLDHIINNADIIIFAGSIKDRYLSSRFKLIYDRSFRYNHVPIFKGKHIGYIISGKLSENQNLRQILEFHTQGGNLIGFVTDEAEDNSLIDNQIYAFAKMSINYAERNYFKPENFLNIAGSKLFADAIEGGLGAIFIEDYKYYKKNNLIKKVPIKEKAQGKVMRYLMKRKKFKEHVQKNMVDFMITGHKKALEKDRGKNNG